The Streptococcaceae bacterium ESL0729 genome has a segment encoding these proteins:
- a CDS encoding GNAT family N-acetyltransferase, protein MIDFRHAKKEDLERIVDIYNQAVPTRLSTADLEPVHVSSRLEWFKAHNPKSRPLWLILYQGEIAGWISLSDFYGRPAYLRTAEISIYLDASYRGLGLGQAALDHVEMKLSSLEIDTLLAFVFGHNQASQRLFLKNGFIPWGHLPKIALMDDDLFDLDILGKSYI, encoded by the coding sequence ATGATTGATTTTAGGCATGCTAAAAAAGAAGACTTAGAGCGTATTGTTGATATCTACAATCAAGCGGTTCCGACCCGACTTTCGACGGCTGACCTTGAGCCCGTTCATGTAAGTTCTCGCCTGGAGTGGTTCAAGGCCCACAATCCTAAAAGTCGTCCCCTGTGGTTAATTCTTTATCAGGGGGAGATAGCTGGCTGGATAAGCCTATCTGACTTTTACGGGCGACCAGCCTATCTAAGGACGGCTGAAATTTCGATTTACTTGGATGCTTCCTATAGGGGATTGGGGCTTGGTCAAGCTGCTTTAGATCATGTGGAGATGAAGCTTTCGTCACTAGAGATTGACACCCTTTTGGCCTTTGTTTTTGGTCATAATCAGGCCAGCCAAAGATTATTTTTGAAAAATGGCTTTATCCCTTGGGGGCACCTACCTAAGATTGCCCTCATGGATGATGATTTATTTGACCTAGATATTTTGGGAAAATCGTACATTTAA
- the trpB gene encoding tryptophan synthase subunit beta: protein MTYSMPDEKGFYGDFGGQFIPESLITAVKELQEAYEASRDDQEFQAEFEDLLRNYVGRENPLYFAKNLTEKLGGAKIYLKREDLNHTGSHKINNALGQVLLAKKLGKNKIIAETGAGQHGVATATAAALFGMECTIYMGEEDVKRQALNVFRIELLGAKVVPVTDGSKVLKDAVNAALRAWATNVSDTHYILGSVLGPHPYPQIVRDYQSVIGREARRQILQIEGRLPDALVACVGGGSNAMGLFYPFLEDSDVDFYGIEAAGEGLDSKRHAATITKGRPGVLHGAYMDLLQDENGQIDEAYSISAGLDYPGLGPEHCHFKRIGRAKYEAVTDEEALEAFKLLSQTEGIIPALESSHAISYAVKLAKNLDQDQVIIVCLSGRGDKDVEQVREILAGRK from the coding sequence ATGACTTATTCAATGCCAGATGAAAAAGGATTTTACGGAGATTTTGGAGGACAATTCATTCCAGAGTCTCTTATAACAGCTGTAAAGGAACTTCAAGAGGCCTATGAGGCCAGTCGGGATGACCAAGAATTTCAAGCGGAGTTTGAGGATCTTTTAAGAAATTATGTGGGGCGTGAGAACCCTTTGTATTTCGCTAAAAATTTGACTGAAAAACTTGGTGGGGCTAAGATCTATCTTAAGCGGGAGGACTTAAATCACACGGGCTCACATAAAATTAATAATGCTCTAGGTCAGGTTCTTTTAGCCAAAAAGCTAGGTAAAAATAAGATTATTGCTGAAACGGGAGCGGGCCAGCACGGGGTGGCAACAGCTACAGCAGCAGCACTTTTTGGCATGGAATGTACGATCTATATGGGCGAAGAAGATGTTAAAAGGCAGGCCCTAAATGTATTTAGGATTGAACTCTTGGGTGCTAAGGTCGTTCCTGTTACTGATGGCTCTAAGGTTTTAAAGGATGCGGTAAATGCAGCTTTAAGGGCTTGGGCAACTAATGTTAGTGATACCCATTATATTTTAGGAAGTGTCCTTGGGCCCCATCCTTACCCTCAGATTGTCAGAGACTACCAGTCGGTCATTGGTAGGGAAGCTCGGAGGCAGATTCTTCAAATCGAAGGACGACTGCCTGATGCCCTTGTGGCCTGTGTTGGTGGTGGAAGTAATGCCATGGGACTTTTTTATCCCTTCCTTGAGGATTCAGATGTCGATTTTTACGGGATCGAGGCTGCTGGAGAGGGGCTTGACAGCAAGCGTCATGCAGCAACCATCACCAAGGGTCGTCCAGGTGTCCTCCACGGAGCCTATATGGACCTTCTTCAAGATGAAAATGGTCAAATTGATGAGGCCTATTCTATCTCTGCAGGTCTTGACTATCCAGGTCTTGGGCCAGAACACTGTCATTTTAAACGAATTGGGCGTGCAAAATATGAGGCCGTAACGGATGAGGAAGCTCTTGAGGCCTTTAAGCTTTTAAGCCAAACAGAAGGAATCATTCCAGCCCTTGAGAGTTCCCATGCCATCTCCTATGCCGTAAAACTTGCCAAAAATTTAGACCAGGATCAGGTAATTATTGTTTGCCTGTCAGGTAGAGGAGACAAGGATGTGGAACAAGTTCGTGAAATTTTAGCAGGGAGAAAATAA
- the trpA gene encoding tryptophan synthase subunit alpha — protein sequence MKTKTLTKKLKGEKKIFIPYIMAGDHERGLAGLQETIDYLNDHGVSAIELGIPFSDPVADGPVIELAGLRSLKRDTTLRKVIKELRAIKSDAPLILMTYFNPVLQYGLENLLDDLEATDVAGLIIPDLPYEHEDLLAPLIAPRDLALIRMVSITTDTKRQEQLVDGAQGFIYAVALNGVTGTQNAYQEELDNHLATLRDLSPIPVVTGFGISKLEDVARFHRVSDGVVVGSYIVDKLHNNKSRDLDAFISQAIELGNQ from the coding sequence ATGAAGACAAAGACTTTGACCAAAAAACTTAAGGGTGAGAAAAAAATTTTTATTCCCTATATTATGGCAGGAGATCATGAACGAGGCCTTGCTGGCTTACAGGAAACAATCGACTATCTTAATGATCACGGTGTTTCAGCAATCGAGCTAGGCATTCCCTTCTCTGATCCAGTAGCTGATGGGCCAGTTATTGAGCTTGCAGGACTTAGGAGTCTAAAAAGAGATACGACTTTAAGGAAGGTAATTAAAGAGCTTAGGGCAATTAAAAGTGACGCCCCTCTGATTTTAATGACCTATTTTAATCCAGTCCTTCAATATGGCCTGGAAAATTTACTTGATGATTTGGAGGCAACGGATGTAGCTGGTCTTATCATTCCAGATTTGCCCTATGAACATGAAGATTTGCTGGCTCCTTTAATAGCTCCAAGAGATCTTGCTCTTATTCGAATGGTTTCTATTACAACAGATACAAAAAGGCAAGAGCAGCTAGTTGATGGAGCCCAGGGATTTATTTATGCTGTAGCCTTGAATGGAGTTACAGGGACACAAAATGCCTATCAAGAAGAGCTAGATAATCATCTAGCAACCTTAAGGGACTTGTCTCCCATCCCAGTTGTTACGGGTTTTGGGATATCAAAGCTTGAGGATGTTGCAAGGTTCCATAGGGTTTCAGATGGAGTTGTAGTAGGTTCATACATTGTTGACAAACTTCATAATAATAAAAGTAGAGATTTAGATGCCTTTATTTCCCAGGCCATTGAACTAGGTAATCAATAA
- a CDS encoding uracil-DNA glycosylase has product MEYPQEMFDEVKRASESFKLEGFLPGQGNDQARLMLVGEAPGKTEIENKIAFSGAAGKWFDSWFEHAGFKRADLYIASAVRKRPYKVKVKARGVDEEPQFSYPNRTPSPKEVFAQAPLLDYEINEIKPLIIAPMGNTALHRLLGNELKVSDCHGQIRKSPILEVNALGDGYQWSNRSYLIYPLYHPASVIYNRKLELVIEEDWLRLKDILNKLENSSKEKTSE; this is encoded by the coding sequence ATGGAATATCCACAGGAAATGTTTGATGAGGTCAAAAGAGCTAGTGAGTCCTTCAAGCTGGAAGGCTTTTTGCCAGGTCAGGGTAACGATCAAGCCAGGCTCATGCTCGTAGGTGAAGCCCCAGGCAAGACTGAGATTGAAAATAAAATTGCCTTTAGTGGTGCTGCGGGCAAGTGGTTTGATTCCTGGTTTGAGCATGCAGGTTTTAAGCGTGCGGACCTTTATATAGCCAGTGCTGTCCGCAAGAGACCCTATAAGGTTAAAGTGAAGGCCAGGGGAGTAGATGAAGAGCCTCAATTTTCCTACCCCAATAGGACACCAAGTCCAAAGGAAGTATTCGCCCAGGCTCCCCTTCTCGACTATGAAATCAATGAAATAAAGCCTCTAATAATTGCTCCCATGGGAAATACTGCCCTTCATAGGCTACTAGGTAATGAATTAAAGGTGTCTGACTGCCACGGTCAAATTAGAAAATCTCCTATTTTAGAGGTTAATGCTCTAGGAGATGGCTACCAGTGGTCTAATCGAAGCTATTTGATTTATCCCCTCTATCATCCAGCTTCTGTTATCTATAACCGCAAGCTTGAGTTGGTCATAGAAGAAGATTGGCTGAGACTAAAGGACATTCTTAATAAGCTAGAAAATTCTTCCAAGGAGAAGACCTCTGAATAA
- a CDS encoding ABC transporter ATP-binding protein — protein sequence MSILKYTKKYKKQLILGPVFKFLEAVFELFLPLLMAAMVDQGIQKNNWNKVLELTLGMFVLSLLGLIAAVICQYYASRASQGFGTEVRNALMAKINKLSYRELDKFGSDTLITRMTNDVNQVQLALAMFIRLLIRAPFLSIGSVIMAFYIDFQMGLIFLALLPIFCLILFLITLKSVPLYSRVQKRLDGINRLVSQNLSGVRVIRAFARRASEEEEFDQASDSLADISLKVSNLSALLTPMTTLIMNLGIVGIFYLGGFKVNLGHLEQGQILALVNYMNQMLLALITVSYLVVIFTRAYASAKRIDQILLTPVSIDREHEGGLSRDGGRIDFKNVDFKFSDDSGLSLRDINFSIDSGKTLGIIGPTGSGKTILSQLIPRFYDASAGVVEVNGLDVREWNLKKLRGIMALVPQKSVLFSGTVKDNLLLGREDASEADCWEALRLAQADDFIKNLPQGLMTEIFEGGKNFSGGQKQRLTIARALVRKPKILILDDSLSALDYQTDYNLRQALKEINCTIIIISQRLKSIEGAHEILVMDSGKLVGRGVHKDLLKNCALYKEIVNSQEEGQDDD from the coding sequence GTGTCCATATTAAAATATACAAAAAAATATAAGAAACAGCTTATTTTGGGGCCAGTCTTCAAGTTTTTGGAGGCAGTTTTTGAATTGTTCTTACCCCTTTTGATGGCTGCAATGGTCGATCAGGGAATCCAAAAAAATAATTGGAATAAAGTTTTAGAGTTGACCTTGGGCATGTTTGTTTTGTCCCTTTTGGGCCTTATTGCGGCTGTCATCTGCCAGTATTATGCCTCACGGGCCTCGCAGGGCTTTGGGACTGAGGTTAGGAATGCTCTTATGGCAAAGATAAATAAATTGTCTTATAGGGAGCTTGATAAGTTTGGCTCAGATACCCTAATAACCAGGATGACCAATGATGTCAATCAGGTCCAGCTGGCCCTTGCTATGTTTATCAGGCTTCTGATTAGGGCCCCCTTTCTAAGTATCGGCTCAGTAATTATGGCCTTTTATATTGATTTTCAGATGGGCTTAATTTTCCTGGCCCTCTTGCCCATTTTTTGTCTGATTCTCTTTTTAATTACCCTTAAGTCAGTACCCCTTTATTCTAGGGTTCAAAAAAGGCTGGATGGTATTAATCGTTTGGTCAGCCAAAATCTGTCAGGAGTTAGGGTAATTAGAGCCTTTGCTCGAAGAGCAAGTGAGGAGGAAGAATTCGATCAAGCATCAGATAGTCTGGCTGATATATCCCTTAAGGTTTCCAATCTATCTGCCCTTTTAACTCCCATGACCACCCTAATCATGAACCTTGGAATTGTTGGGATTTTTTACCTGGGTGGCTTTAAGGTAAACCTAGGTCACTTGGAGCAGGGGCAAATACTTGCCCTGGTTAACTACATGAATCAGATGCTTTTGGCTCTTATTACGGTGTCCTATTTGGTGGTTATTTTTACCAGGGCCTATGCCTCAGCCAAAAGAATTGATCAAATCCTCTTGACTCCAGTAAGTATTGACCGGGAGCATGAAGGTGGACTTAGTAGGGACGGAGGAAGAATTGACTTTAAAAATGTCGATTTCAAGTTCTCAGATGACTCAGGACTTTCCCTAAGGGATATTAATTTTTCAATTGATTCAGGGAAGACCCTTGGGATTATTGGTCCTACAGGCTCTGGAAAAACAATCCTGTCTCAGCTGATCCCAAGATTTTATGATGCCTCAGCTGGAGTGGTTGAGGTTAATGGCCTTGATGTAAGGGAGTGGAACCTTAAAAAATTAAGAGGAATTATGGCCTTGGTACCACAAAAGTCCGTTCTTTTTTCAGGTACTGTTAAAGACAATCTGCTCTTAGGTAGGGAAGATGCCAGTGAAGCTGACTGCTGGGAGGCCTTAAGATTAGCCCAGGCTGATGACTTTATTAAAAATTTACCCCAAGGTTTGATGACTGAAATTTTTGAGGGCGGTAAGAATTTTTCAGGCGGTCAAAAGCAGAGGCTGACCATTGCACGGGCCTTGGTTAGAAAACCCAAGATTTTAATTCTTGATGACTCCCTAAGTGCCCTAGATTACCAGACAGATTATAATTTGAGGCAGGCACTTAAGGAAATTAACTGTACCATTATTATTATCTCCCAGCGGTTAAAATCAATTGAAGGAGCCCATGAAATTTTGGTTATGGATAGTGGGAAACTTGTTGGTCGTGGAGTCCATAAGGACCTGCTTAAAAACTGTGCCCTATATAAGGAAATTGTAAACTCTCAAGAGGAGGGTCAAGATGATGACTAA
- a CDS encoding phosphoribosylanthranilate isomerase yields MIIKICGLQREEEVKQAAQSGASHLGFVFSSSKRQVDHKKVEEITKNLPQGIKKVGIFVDEDYKLVNEISDLAGLDVVQLHGQEDLSYIDKIDLPVIKALDDYRKLGDYRSTSKEITFLLDGRNPGSGQSFDWENFPLEQLEEKFILAGGLNLENIDQALEHFSGHLIGVDVSSGVESSGQKDLQKIDLFIRKVMERKI; encoded by the coding sequence TTATTAAAATATGTGGCCTTCAAAGGGAGGAAGAAGTCAAGCAGGCAGCCCAATCAGGAGCCAGCCACCTAGGTTTTGTTTTTTCTAGCTCTAAAAGGCAGGTTGACCATAAAAAAGTTGAGGAAATCACGAAAAATCTTCCGCAAGGGATTAAGAAGGTTGGTATTTTTGTTGATGAAGATTATAAGCTTGTGAATGAAATTAGTGATTTAGCGGGACTTGATGTGGTTCAGCTCCATGGCCAGGAGGACTTATCCTATATCGATAAGATAGACTTACCAGTCATTAAGGCTCTTGATGATTACAGGAAGCTTGGGGACTATCGGTCTACCAGTAAAGAAATTACCTTCCTGCTTGATGGCAGAAATCCTGGTAGTGGTCAGAGTTTTGACTGGGAGAATTTCCCTCTTGAGCAGCTAGAAGAGAAATTTATTCTAGCAGGGGGCTTAAATTTAGAAAATATTGACCAGGCCTTGGAACACTTTTCTGGTCATTTGATAGGGGTGGATGTTTCGAGTGGAGTTGAATCTAGCGGACAAAAGGATTTACAAAAAATAGATTTATTTATAAGAAAAGTAATGGAGAGAAAAATATGA
- a CDS encoding ABC transporter ATP-binding protein: MMTNKNQKHYGAFKKFFPYILKYKWENSLAVLLGLLSGLTSVYLTYEIGHVIDQMIGKNEVNFTSLGQIILIFIGLVLVTSVSQWLIQILGNRVAYLSVGDLRRDAFGKLNDLPLSYYDSHPHGDVSSRFTNDMDNISLAVSSVYNQVFSGLAVIVLSLITMLGMNLILTFVVLTATPIIFLTNWLVARASQNDFINQQALVGQVSAFVSERVGNQKLIQAFQAEDMDQKTFEKINQKLYVKGQKAQFSSSLTNPLSRFVDHLAYVAVGFIGAYLILIGKSHVSVGLISSFTIYASQFTKPFIEISALITPIQTGLVGINRAFEILGEKSESKDSNLLDLQDVKGEITFDKVDFSYRKDRPLIQDFNFRANPGDKIAIVGKTGAGKSTLVNLLMRFYDVDAGAIRVDGHDIRTVTRDSLRRNFGMVLQDTWLIDGSIRDNLVYGNPQASDQEIDEVLKETYMYDFVKRLPEGLDTLLGEEGMKISEGQAQLFTIARVMLSHPRMLILDEATSSVDSLTEEKISEAFLKMMVGKTSFIIAHRLSTIKSAHKIIVMDQGQIVEQGSHAELLKNKGQYYQIYESQFKN, from the coding sequence ATGATGACTAATAAAAATCAAAAACATTATGGGGCCTTTAAAAAATTTTTCCCCTATATTTTAAAGTACAAGTGGGAAAATTCCCTGGCCGTTCTTTTGGGTCTCCTATCAGGTCTGACTTCTGTCTATCTAACCTATGAAATTGGTCATGTAATTGATCAGATGATTGGGAAAAACGAGGTTAATTTTACTAGCTTAGGCCAAATCATCCTTATTTTTATTGGACTGGTCCTTGTGACAAGTGTTAGCCAGTGGCTTATTCAAATTTTGGGGAACCGGGTGGCCTATCTATCGGTTGGTGATTTGAGACGAGATGCCTTTGGTAAATTAAATGATCTACCTCTTAGCTACTACGATAGCCATCCTCATGGTGATGTAAGCAGCAGATTTACAAATGATATGGATAATATTTCCCTGGCAGTCAGTTCAGTCTATAACCAGGTCTTCTCAGGCCTTGCCGTTATTGTCCTATCCTTAATTACCATGCTTGGAATGAATCTCATCCTAACTTTTGTTGTCCTTACAGCAACGCCTATAATCTTTCTTACCAATTGGCTGGTGGCCAGAGCCTCACAAAATGACTTTATAAACCAGCAAGCCTTGGTGGGTCAGGTTTCAGCCTTTGTCAGTGAGCGGGTGGGTAATCAGAAGCTGATTCAGGCCTTTCAGGCTGAAGACATGGATCAAAAAACATTTGAAAAAATTAATCAAAAGCTTTATGTTAAGGGACAAAAGGCACAATTTTCGTCTTCCTTGACCAACCCCCTATCACGCTTTGTTGACCATTTGGCCTATGTGGCAGTAGGTTTTATTGGAGCCTATCTAATCTTGATTGGCAAAAGTCATGTAAGCGTGGGTCTAATTTCAAGTTTTACCATCTACGCTTCCCAGTTTACCAAACCCTTTATTGAAATTTCTGCCCTCATAACTCCCATCCAAACAGGTCTTGTCGGCATAAACCGAGCCTTTGAAATCCTGGGGGAAAAATCTGAATCCAAGGATTCAAATCTGCTTGATTTACAGGATGTAAAAGGTGAAATTACCTTTGACAAGGTTGATTTTTCTTATCGTAAGGATAGGCCCTTGATTCAAGACTTTAACTTTAGGGCAAATCCAGGGGATAAAATTGCAATTGTCGGAAAAACTGGTGCTGGTAAGTCAACTCTTGTCAATCTCTTGATGCGATTTTATGATGTTGATGCTGGTGCCATAAGGGTTGACGGGCATGATATTAGGACGGTTACAAGAGATAGCCTCAGAAGGAATTTTGGAATGGTTCTCCAGGACACCTGGCTGATTGACGGAAGCATTAGAGATAATCTAGTCTATGGTAATCCTCAAGCAAGTGACCAAGAAATTGATGAGGTCCTAAAGGAAACCTACATGTATGATTTCGTAAAAAGGCTGCCTGAAGGACTAGATACCCTCCTTGGTGAAGAAGGAATGAAGATTTCTGAGGGGCAGGCCCAGTTGTTCACCATTGCACGGGTCATGCTTAGTCATCCCAGAATGCTAATTCTTGATGAGGCAACAAGTTCTGTCGACAGTTTGACGGAGGAAAAAATCTCAGAAGCCTTCCTTAAGATGATGGTTGGAAAAACAAGCTTTATCATTGCCCACAGACTTTCGACCATTAAGTCGGCCCACAAGATAATAGTCATGGACCAGGGGCAGATTGTCGAGCAGGGAAGTCATGCTGAGCTCTTAAAAAATAAGGGACAGTACTATCAAATCTATGAATCTCAGTTTAAAAATTAA
- a CDS encoding alpha-amylase encodes MNKRNMVIFQAFEWYLPSDGKHWTNLAEKAYELKKLGFSAVWFPPASKASGGKDDVGYGVYDRYDLGEFEQKGTVLTKYGSKEDYLAAIRAIHDFDMEVYADIVFNQMLGADETEVVPAAIYDSNNRNRELSPDENIEAWTKFTFPGRAGKYNDYIWTWKNFSGVDYDARTKTHAIFNIDNKGWNSEVDRENGNYDYLMGCDLDMSYDETIEQLDEWGRWHLELTGVDGYRLDAVKHIEFDYYVDWLLKRRSEKGIHMFVVGEYWSADLSRLTDYLNSSGNIIRLFDVPLHYNLYNAANSNGSYDMRNILKGTLIENHEDFSVTFVDNHDTQPGQSLASWVGGWFKLHAYALILLRKQGVPVVFWGDLYGIPSQGINPVGPGLESLLKLRNKIDFGNQVDYFDDPNCISWVLTGDFNEDYSGIVVIMTNGASSQKTVTVSALHRDKVFVDILKNNDSRVTLDRDGKGTFPINGGQVSVYVQEDLAKEL; translated from the coding sequence ATGAATAAAAGAAATATGGTAATTTTTCAGGCCTTTGAATGGTATCTGCCAAGTGATGGTAAGCATTGGACCAATCTAGCTGAAAAAGCTTATGAACTTAAGAAATTGGGCTTTTCGGCCGTTTGGTTTCCACCAGCCTCAAAGGCCTCAGGTGGAAAGGATGATGTCGGCTACGGAGTTTACGACCGCTATGATTTGGGTGAATTTGAGCAAAAGGGGACTGTCCTGACCAAATATGGCTCAAAGGAGGATTATCTAGCTGCCATAAGGGCCATCCATGACTTTGACATGGAAGTTTATGCTGACATTGTTTTCAATCAGATGCTTGGGGCTGATGAGACCGAGGTTGTTCCAGCAGCAATCTATGATTCTAACAATCGAAATCGTGAGCTTTCGCCCGATGAAAATATTGAAGCCTGGACCAAGTTTACCTTCCCAGGCCGTGCTGGAAAATACAATGACTACATTTGGACCTGGAAAAATTTTTCAGGAGTGGATTATGATGCAAGAACCAAGACCCATGCCATCTTTAATATTGACAATAAGGGTTGGAATTCAGAGGTTGATCGGGAGAATGGCAACTATGACTATCTGATGGGCTGTGACCTTGATATGTCCTATGATGAAACCATTGAGCAGCTTGACGAATGGGGCAGGTGGCACTTGGAGCTTACAGGTGTTGATGGCTACAGGCTTGATGCAGTCAAGCATATTGAATTTGACTACTATGTAGACTGGCTTTTAAAGAGAAGAAGCGAGAAGGGCATCCACATGTTTGTCGTGGGTGAGTACTGGTCAGCTGATTTGTCTAGGCTCACAGACTACCTAAATTCATCAGGCAATATTATCCGCCTTTTTGACGTACCCCTCCATTATAATCTCTATAATGCAGCCAATTCTAATGGCAGCTATGACATGAGAAACATCTTAAAGGGCACTTTGATTGAAAACCATGAGGATTTTTCCGTGACCTTTGTTGACAATCATGATACCCAGCCAGGGCAGAGTCTAGCTTCCTGGGTGGGCGGTTGGTTTAAGCTTCACGCCTATGCCCTCATCCTCCTTCGCAAACAAGGGGTACCTGTTGTCTTTTGGGGTGACTTGTATGGTATTCCCAGCCAGGGAATTAATCCTGTAGGTCCAGGTCTTGAGTCCTTATTGAAGCTTAGAAATAAGATTGACTTTGGTAATCAGGTTGATTATTTTGACGATCCTAATTGTATTAGCTGGGTTCTTACAGGAGATTTTAATGAGGATTATTCGGGAATTGTTGTTATTATGACTAATGGAGCTAGCAGTCAAAAAACGGTAACAGTTAGTGCCCTCCACCGAGATAAGGTATTTGTGGATATTCTAAAGAATAATGATAGTAGGGTTACCCTTGACCGGGACGGAAAGGGAACATTTCCTATCAATGGGGGTCAGGTATCCGTCTATGTACAAGAAGACCTAGCTAAAGAGTTATAA
- a CDS encoding FMN-dependent NADH-azoreductase, with amino-acid sequence MTLVLAIKGHPLDGEKSKSVKVFEEFLKAYKEANPKDQVKVVDLYAEDFPEIDEDILSGWGLLQGGAEFTDLTADQQAKIGRFGQSTEDFLAADKVVVANGLWNLNIPTRLKAWFDTINVAGKTFRYTAEGPEGLAGGKNVLHIQASGGVYGGEDPAAQYVKNIFNFIGIDDIDTIYIEGADYDPTRTEEIVGQAISKATDLAQEF; translated from the coding sequence ATGACACTAGTACTTGCAATTAAAGGACACCCACTTGACGGAGAAAAATCAAAATCAGTTAAGGTGTTTGAAGAATTTTTAAAGGCTTATAAGGAAGCTAATCCCAAGGACCAAGTTAAAGTAGTAGACTTATACGCGGAGGATTTTCCAGAGATTGATGAAGATATTTTATCAGGTTGGGGCCTTCTTCAAGGCGGAGCGGAATTTACTGACCTAACAGCTGACCAACAAGCTAAGATTGGACGCTTTGGTCAATCAACTGAAGACTTCCTAGCAGCTGATAAGGTTGTTGTCGCTAATGGTTTATGGAACCTCAACATCCCAACTCGTTTAAAGGCTTGGTTTGACACCATCAACGTGGCAGGTAAAACCTTTAGATATACAGCTGAAGGGCCAGAAGGTCTTGCAGGTGGTAAGAATGTACTCCACATTCAAGCAAGCGGTGGAGTTTATGGTGGTGAAGACCCAGCAGCCCAATACGTAAAAAATATCTTTAATTTTATTGGTATTGATGACATTGACACCATCTACATTGAAGGGGCAGACTACGATCCAACACGTACCGAGGAAATTGTTGGTCAAGCTATTAGTAAAGCTACTGATTTAGCACAAGAATTTTAA
- the rplS gene encoding 50S ribosomal protein L19 — protein MNPLIQSLTEGQLRSDIPSFRPGDTVRVHAKVVEGTRERIQLFEGVVIKRRGAGISETYTVRKISNGVGVERTFPLHTPRVEKLEVIRHGKVRRAKLYYLRALQGKAARIKEIRR, from the coding sequence ATGAATCCATTAATCCAAAGCCTTACTGAAGGTCAATTACGTAGCGACATCCCATCATTCCGTCCTGGGGACACTGTACGTGTTCACGCGAAAGTTGTCGAAGGAACTCGCGAACGTATCCAGTTATTTGAAGGTGTTGTAATCAAACGCCGTGGTGCTGGAATCAGCGAAACTTACACAGTTCGTAAAATTTCAAACGGTGTTGGTGTTGAACGTACATTCCCACTACACACTCCACGTGTTGAAAAACTTGAAGTTATCCGTCACGGTAAAGTACGTCGTGCTAAACTTTACTACCTACGTGCATTACAAGGTAAAGCAGCCCGTATTAAAGAAATCCGTCGTTAA